From one Sulfurirhabdus autotrophica genomic stretch:
- a CDS encoding response regulator yields MAELRRILYVEDEPDIQAVAKLALEALGGFEVQVCSSGKEALESVLAFSPDLILLDVMMPGMDGPTTLKAMRELPELRQTPVVFMTAKVQPQEIQEYTRLGAIDVIPKPFDPMTLADVVKKIWKSING; encoded by the coding sequence GTGGCCGAATTAAGGCGCATTTTATATGTGGAAGATGAACCGGATATTCAAGCAGTTGCAAAATTGGCATTGGAAGCCTTAGGTGGTTTTGAAGTACAGGTTTGCAGTTCGGGAAAAGAGGCGCTGGAAAGTGTATTGGCATTTTCTCCAGATCTGATTTTGCTGGATGTGATGATGCCGGGAATGGACGGACCTACCACCCTGAAAGCAATGCGAGAGCTGCCAGAGTTGAGACAAACCCCAGTGGTTTTCATGACTGCCAAGGTGCAGCCTCAGGAAATTCAGGAATACACAAGACTGGGGGCGATTGATGTCATTCCAAAACCATTCGACCCGATGACGCTTGCTGATGTGGTAAAGAAGATTTGGAAGAGTATAAATGGATAA